In the Streptomyces formicae genome, one interval contains:
- a CDS encoding ATP-binding protein → MTQGRPGGAAWAPLWEREDELAAATQAVEELCADVTTAGGLLTFSGEAGIGKTALLAEVRRIAEARRATVWSVRGGEAVTSVPFNVVRQLLQPALVSFSPEEAREYLGDWYEIAGPALGIAEPGGHQADPQGVCDGLVEVVSRLAQLKWPLVLLIDDAHWADQETLHWLATFAQRLDELPVLVVVARRPGEAIGESARHLATVADHARSFATLQALTPAAAAGLTRATLGEHADAPFCREVWAVTGGNPYESVELLAKVQDSELEPVEGSADELRALNRTARGRGLVDRLKGLGTDATRFAWAAAILGSGISLDLAASLAVMPIDTAERCAERLCAARILVTGDDGLEFVHPLIATTVYRSIPGATRTAMHGVAAAVVARDGQGAAAASRHLLEVHPDDDPELVDQLRQAAAEHLAVGAPDAARRCLERALREPPLPEIHARVLYELGCATLLTSPATTISHLREALSVRGLDQELRVDAVCRLSQALVHNDQLEEGLRAIAEEAERLDEGPARLRLQAVHYMWEGIHAGEEDSPGRSRRLAALAGPLSGRDNAERALLILRAFDAMTRGENAELVVELCDRALVNGRLAPGLGWTDTEWSFELRLMLGGSYAFSDRLDRAESLFTEAVRAYETAGWSGGHLALSHAFLGYVYRRRGRLHDAERSLRESLRLADRVGQGLPMHWEAASMLIDTLLARGHVDEAGAVADRYGFAPPSASTIYVPDAPSVRGRLLLALGRTEEGLNELEATAKALTARGQYNTVLAPWAYDLARALAHEDPKRAGHLVADARMQAERFGTDTAIGEALRCAASLETGAKSVALYRQAATYLEASPCAYEHAVARVEYGIAADSAVELERGLTLARTCGADGLADRALDHLGLVRR, encoded by the coding sequence ATGACGCAGGGACGGCCCGGAGGAGCCGCCTGGGCCCCGCTGTGGGAGCGCGAAGACGAACTCGCCGCGGCGACGCAGGCCGTCGAGGAACTCTGCGCGGATGTCACGACGGCCGGCGGCCTGCTCACCTTCAGCGGGGAGGCGGGCATCGGCAAGACGGCGCTGCTCGCCGAAGTGCGTCGCATCGCGGAGGCCCGCCGCGCCACGGTCTGGTCCGTGCGCGGCGGCGAGGCGGTCACGTCCGTCCCGTTCAACGTCGTACGCCAGCTCCTGCAGCCCGCACTCGTCTCCTTCTCGCCCGAGGAGGCACGCGAATACCTCGGCGACTGGTACGAGATCGCGGGTCCGGCCCTCGGCATAGCCGAGCCGGGCGGCCACCAGGCGGACCCGCAGGGCGTCTGCGACGGCCTCGTCGAGGTGGTCTCACGGCTCGCCCAGCTGAAATGGCCGCTCGTCCTGCTCATCGACGACGCCCACTGGGCCGACCAGGAGACGCTGCACTGGCTGGCCACCTTCGCCCAGCGCCTCGACGAACTGCCCGTACTCGTCGTGGTCGCCCGCAGGCCCGGCGAGGCCATCGGGGAAAGCGCTCGCCATCTGGCGACGGTCGCCGACCACGCCCGCTCGTTCGCCACCCTGCAAGCCCTCACCCCGGCCGCCGCCGCGGGCCTGACGCGCGCCACCCTCGGTGAGCACGCCGACGCCCCGTTCTGTCGCGAGGTCTGGGCGGTCACCGGCGGCAACCCGTACGAATCGGTCGAACTCCTCGCCAAGGTGCAGGACAGCGAGCTCGAACCCGTGGAGGGCTCCGCCGACGAACTGCGCGCCCTCAACCGCACGGCTCGCGGCCGTGGCCTCGTCGACCGCCTCAAAGGACTCGGCACGGACGCCACCCGCTTCGCCTGGGCCGCCGCCATCCTCGGCAGCGGGATCTCCCTCGACCTCGCCGCCTCGCTCGCCGTCATGCCCATCGACACCGCCGAACGCTGCGCGGAACGTCTGTGCGCGGCCCGCATCCTGGTGACCGGTGACGACGGCCTGGAATTCGTCCACCCCCTGATCGCCACCACGGTCTACCGCTCGATCCCCGGGGCCACCCGCACCGCCATGCACGGCGTGGCGGCCGCCGTCGTCGCCCGCGACGGCCAGGGCGCCGCTGCCGCCTCCCGGCATCTCCTTGAGGTCCACCCGGACGACGACCCCGAGCTGGTCGACCAGCTGCGCCAGGCCGCCGCCGAACACCTCGCGGTCGGTGCGCCCGACGCGGCCCGCCGCTGTCTTGAGCGGGCCCTGCGCGAGCCGCCCCTGCCGGAGATCCACGCGCGCGTGCTCTACGAACTGGGCTGCGCCACTCTGCTCACCTCACCCGCCACGACCATCTCCCACCTGCGCGAAGCGCTCTCCGTGCGCGGCCTCGACCAGGAGCTGCGCGTCGACGCCGTCTGCCGCCTCTCCCAGGCCCTCGTCCACAACGACCAGCTGGAAGAAGGCTTGCGAGCCATCGCCGAGGAGGCGGAGCGGCTCGACGAGGGGCCCGCGCGGCTGCGGCTCCAGGCCGTGCACTACATGTGGGAGGGCATCCACGCGGGCGAGGAGGACTCCCCGGGACGCTCCCGGCGGCTCGCCGCGCTCGCCGGACCCCTCTCCGGCCGGGACAACGCCGAGCGCGCCCTGCTGATCCTGCGCGCCTTCGACGCCATGACCCGCGGGGAGAACGCCGAACTGGTCGTCGAGCTCTGCGACCGCGCCCTCGTCAACGGCAGGCTCGCACCGGGACTCGGCTGGACCGACACCGAGTGGAGCTTCGAACTCCGCCTGATGCTGGGTGGTTCGTACGCCTTCTCGGACCGGCTCGACCGCGCCGAGAGCCTGTTCACCGAGGCGGTACGGGCGTACGAGACGGCGGGCTGGAGCGGCGGTCACCTCGCCCTGTCGCACGCCTTCCTCGGCTATGTGTACCGCAGGCGCGGGCGGCTGCACGACGCCGAGCGCTCCCTGCGCGAGAGCCTGCGCCTGGCCGACCGGGTCGGTCAGGGCCTGCCCATGCACTGGGAGGCGGCCAGCATGCTCATCGACACGCTGCTCGCGCGCGGCCACGTCGACGAGGCGGGCGCCGTCGCCGACCGGTACGGCTTCGCGCCGCCGTCGGCCTCCACGATCTACGTGCCCGACGCGCCGTCCGTCCGGGGCAGGCTGCTGCTCGCGCTCGGGCGCACGGAGGAGGGCCTCAACGAACTGGAGGCGACGGCAAAGGCGTTGACCGCGCGCGGCCAGTACAACACCGTCCTCGCTCCGTGGGCCTACGACCTCGCCCGAGCGCTGGCCCACGAGGACCCCAAGCGCGCGGGGCACCTCGTCGCCGACGCCCGCATGCAGGCCGAGCGCTTCGGCACGGACACGGCGATCGGCGAGGCGCTGAGGTGTGCGGCGTCGCTGGAGACGGGAGCGAAGTCGGTCGCGCTGTACCGGCAGGCGGCGACGTATCTGGAGGCGTCTCCCTGTGCGTACGAGCACGCGGTGGCGCGTGTCGAGTACGGGATCGCCGCGGACTCGGCGGTGGAGCTCGAGCGTGGGTTGACCTTGGCGCGGACCTGCGGAGCGGATGGTCTTGCCGACCGGGCGCTGGATCATCTGGGGCTTGTGCGGCGGTGA
- a CDS encoding DHA2 family efflux MFS transporter permease subunit, whose translation MTHPRPHAHPQPPHNAPHTARGNRTWPLLALLCLAQFMLVLDVTVVNVALPSMAADLGLGRTALTWVVTSYALCFGGLMLLGGRLADVFGARRTLLAGLALFTAASLFTGLAPNAAALIAGRVAQGVGAALLSPAALAILTTTFEGPARHRALGVWAAIGGAGSAIGVLLGGLLTDGPGWEWIFYVNVPVGVALLVALPLLVAARTPRPARLDVPGALLATAGTGALIYGLVEAGDSGWSDVRTLLPVVAAVLAYGVFAAVERAHRSPLIDLRILRRRPVVAGAYLMLVATALLISLFFLGSVYLQEVRGFGALRTGVLFLPVAVATGLGAHLGGHFVGRAGARPTGTAGLALAALGTGTLIGIGSEGNAWATVAPGLSVAALGLGAVFVAATTTALGFIAPEEAGIASGLVNTFHEVGGSVGVAVVSTVAATGIANGSSAAFGDAFTVCATAAAVSAAAVLVIVPRGTARITGGPHAH comes from the coding sequence ATGACACACCCACGCCCGCACGCACACCCACAGCCGCCCCACAACGCCCCCCACACGGCGCGTGGCAACCGCACATGGCCCCTCCTCGCCCTGCTCTGCCTCGCCCAGTTCATGCTCGTGCTCGATGTGACCGTCGTGAACGTGGCGCTGCCGAGCATGGCCGCCGACCTGGGCCTCGGCCGCACGGCGCTGACCTGGGTGGTGACGTCGTACGCGCTCTGCTTCGGCGGTCTGATGCTGCTCGGCGGTCGCCTCGCCGATGTGTTCGGGGCGCGTCGCACGCTGCTCGCGGGGCTCGCGCTGTTCACGGCCGCCTCGCTGTTCACCGGTCTCGCGCCGAACGCCGCCGCGCTCATCGCGGGCCGCGTCGCGCAGGGCGTGGGCGCCGCGCTCCTGTCGCCCGCCGCCCTCGCGATCCTCACCACGACGTTCGAGGGGCCCGCGCGGCACCGGGCGCTCGGCGTCTGGGCGGCGATCGGCGGCGCGGGCTCCGCGATCGGCGTGCTGCTGGGGGGACTGCTGACCGATGGTCCGGGCTGGGAGTGGATCTTCTACGTCAACGTCCCTGTCGGCGTCGCCCTGTTGGTGGCCCTGCCCCTGCTCGTCGCCGCCAGGACGCCGCGCCCCGCACGCCTGGACGTCCCCGGCGCGCTGCTCGCCACCGCGGGCACGGGCGCGCTCATCTACGGCCTGGTGGAGGCGGGTGACAGCGGCTGGTCCGACGTACGGACGCTGCTGCCGGTCGTGGCCGCGGTCCTCGCGTACGGGGTGTTCGCCGCGGTCGAGCGGGCCCACCGCAGCCCGCTGATCGACCTGCGGATCCTGCGCCGCAGGCCCGTCGTGGCGGGCGCGTACCTGATGCTGGTGGCGACCGCGCTGCTGATCTCGCTGTTCTTCCTGGGGTCGGTGTATCTCCAGGAGGTACGCGGGTTCGGCGCGCTGCGCACCGGGGTGCTGTTCCTGCCGGTGGCCGTCGCCACGGGGCTCGGCGCGCACCTGGGCGGGCACTTCGTGGGCCGTGCGGGCGCCCGCCCGACCGGGACCGCCGGGCTCGCGCTCGCCGCGCTCGGCACGGGGACGCTCATCGGGATCGGCTCGGAGGGCAACGCGTGGGCGACCGTCGCGCCGGGCCTCTCCGTCGCCGCGCTCGGCCTCGGCGCGGTCTTCGTCGCGGCCACCACGACCGCGCTCGGATTCATCGCCCCCGAGGAGGCGGGAATCGCCTCCGGCCTGGTCAACACCTTCCACGAGGTGGGTGGTTCGGTGGGGGTCGCGGTGGTCTCCACGGTCGCCGCGACCGGAATCGCGAACGGTTCGAGCGCCGCTTTCGGCGACGCCTTCACGGTGTGCGCGACGGCCGCCGCGGTGAGCGCGGCGGCGGTACTCGTGATCGTGCCGAGGGGGACGGCCCGCATCACGGGCGGGCCGCACGCGCACTGA
- a CDS encoding nitronate monooxygenase — protein sequence MDTALTRLVGVRHPIVQTGMGWVAGPRLVSATADAGALGILASATMTVEQLRSAVREVKSRTDAPFGVNLRADAGDARDRVGIIIDEGVRVASFALAPSKELIAELKDAGVIVIPSIGARRHAEKVAAWGADAVVVQGGEGGGHTGEVATTVLLPQVVDAVDIPVIAAGGFYDGRGLVAALAYGAAGVAMGTRFLLTSDSTVPDAVKARYLAASVKDVTVTTRVDGLPHRMLRTDLVAALEKSGRLASLTRAIRHAAAFRKVSGLSWPRMAREGLAMKHGKDLTWSQVLLAANTPMMLKSAMVDGRPDAGVMASGQVAGLIEDLPTCAELVERIMTEAAETVTQLGSRSSPSDDRRPEGPKFSPSDDQRPEGPKFSPSGV from the coding sequence CTGGACACCGCACTGACCAGGCTCGTCGGCGTCCGGCATCCGATCGTGCAGACGGGGATGGGCTGGGTGGCGGGCCCGCGCCTGGTCTCCGCGACGGCCGACGCAGGAGCCCTCGGCATCCTGGCATCGGCGACCATGACGGTCGAGCAGCTCCGCTCGGCCGTCCGCGAGGTCAAGTCCCGTACGGACGCGCCCTTCGGCGTCAACCTCCGGGCCGACGCGGGCGACGCGCGCGACCGGGTCGGCATCATCATCGACGAAGGAGTGCGGGTCGCCTCCTTCGCGCTCGCCCCCTCCAAGGAGCTGATCGCCGAGCTCAAGGACGCGGGCGTGATCGTCATACCGTCGATCGGCGCGCGGCGCCACGCCGAGAAGGTCGCGGCGTGGGGCGCCGACGCGGTCGTCGTCCAGGGCGGCGAGGGCGGCGGGCACACCGGCGAGGTCGCCACGACGGTGCTGCTCCCCCAGGTCGTCGACGCCGTGGACATCCCGGTGATCGCCGCGGGCGGCTTCTACGACGGCCGGGGCCTGGTCGCCGCGCTCGCCTACGGAGCGGCGGGCGTCGCCATGGGCACCCGCTTCCTGCTCACCTCGGACTCGACGGTCCCCGACGCGGTCAAGGCCCGCTACCTCGCGGCATCCGTCAAGGACGTCACGGTCACCACGCGCGTGGACGGCCTGCCGCACCGCATGCTCCGCACGGACCTGGTGGCAGCCCTGGAGAAGTCCGGCCGCCTCGCCTCCCTCACCCGCGCGATACGCCACGCGGCGGCGTTCCGTAAGGTCTCCGGCCTCAGCTGGCCCCGCATGGCCCGCGAGGGCCTGGCGATGAAGCACGGCAAGGACCTGACCTGGAGCCAGGTCCTCCTGGCGGCGAACACCCCCATGATGCTCAAGTCGGCGATGGTGGACGGCCGCCCCGACGCGGGCGTCATGGCCTCCGGCCAGGTAGCGGGCCTGATCGAGGACCTCCCGACGTGCGCGGAGCTGGTGGAGAGGATCATGACGGAGGCAGCGGAGACGGTGACGCAGCTAGGTTCGAGATCCAGCCCGTCAGACGATCGACGACCCGAGGGACCAAAATTCAGCCCGTCAGACGATCAACGACCCGAGGGACCAAAATTCAGCCCGTCCGGCGTTTGA
- a CDS encoding SDR family oxidoreductase — MPSVDKSGLCEGRVVIVTGAGRGLGRAHARAYAAEGAKVVVNDLGVGPDGSGGSAGPAHDVVEEIRAAGGEAVAHGGDIATCEGAASLVRTALDTFGRLDTLVNNAGFLRDRMLLNLDEDAWDAVMRVHLKGHFLPLKHAGAYWRAEAKAGRAVHACVVNTSSGAGLLGSVGQGNYSAAKAGILGLTLVASAELASYGVRVNAIAPAARTRMTEQTFADTMAAPEDGGFDAMAPENVSPLVVWLGSAASAGVTGRVFEAEAGRITVMEGWRPGPTTDKGSRWTPADAGEATLKLLAEAQAPQPVYGAR; from the coding sequence ATGCCGTCAGTCGACAAGTCCGGGCTCTGCGAGGGCCGCGTCGTCATCGTCACCGGCGCGGGCCGCGGCCTGGGCCGGGCCCACGCGCGCGCGTACGCCGCCGAGGGCGCCAAAGTGGTCGTCAACGACCTCGGCGTGGGGCCCGACGGCTCCGGGGGCTCGGCCGGGCCCGCGCACGACGTCGTCGAGGAGATCCGCGCGGCGGGCGGCGAAGCCGTCGCGCACGGCGGGGACATCGCGACGTGCGAGGGCGCCGCGTCCCTCGTGCGCACCGCCCTCGACACCTTTGGCCGCCTGGACACCCTCGTCAACAACGCGGGCTTCCTGCGGGACCGGATGCTGCTCAACCTCGACGAGGACGCCTGGGACGCGGTGATGCGGGTTCATCTCAAGGGCCATTTCCTGCCGTTGAAGCACGCGGGCGCGTACTGGCGGGCCGAGGCGAAGGCGGGGCGCGCCGTGCACGCGTGCGTGGTCAACACCAGCTCCGGGGCCGGCCTGTTGGGCAGCGTCGGACAGGGGAACTACAGCGCCGCCAAGGCGGGCATCCTGGGCCTCACCCTGGTCGCCTCCGCCGAACTGGCCTCCTACGGAGTGCGGGTGAACGCGATCGCGCCCGCCGCGCGCACCCGGATGACCGAGCAGACCTTCGCCGACACGATGGCCGCCCCCGAGGACGGCGGCTTCGACGCGATGGCCCCCGAGAACGTCTCCCCGCTCGTCGTCTGGCTGGGCTCCGCCGCGTCCGCCGGGGTCACGGGCCGCGTCTTCGAGGCGGAGGCGGGCCGCATCACCGTCATGGAGGGCTGGCGCCCCGGCCCGACCACCGACAAGGGATCCCGGTGGACCCCCGCCGACGCGGGCGAGGCGACCCTGAAACTACTCGCCGAGGCGCAGGCGCCGCAGCCGGTGTACGGGGCGCGCTGA
- a CDS encoding enoyl-CoA hydratase family protein produces MPVSTSVPDKGVAVVTVDYPPVNALPVQGWYDLADALRAAGRDPGTRCVVLTAEGRGFNAGVDIKEMQRDTGHAALIGANRGCYAAFSAVYECEVPVVAAVAGFCLGGGIGLVGNADAIVASEDATFGLPELDRGALGAATHLARLVPQHLMRALYYTSRTATAAELHAHGSVWRVVPRAELHEAALELAREIARKDGTLLRFAKAAINGIDPVDVHRSYRFEQGFTFEANLSGLADRIRDDFGTQGEGRA; encoded by the coding sequence ATGCCTGTCTCCACCTCCGTCCCCGACAAGGGCGTGGCCGTCGTCACCGTCGACTACCCACCCGTCAACGCCCTTCCCGTGCAGGGCTGGTACGACCTGGCGGACGCCCTGCGCGCCGCCGGGCGCGACCCCGGGACGCGCTGCGTCGTGCTGACCGCCGAGGGCCGCGGCTTCAACGCGGGCGTGGACATCAAGGAGATGCAGCGCGACACCGGACACGCGGCGCTGATCGGCGCCAACCGCGGGTGCTACGCGGCCTTTTCGGCGGTGTACGAGTGCGAGGTGCCGGTCGTCGCGGCCGTGGCCGGGTTCTGCCTGGGCGGCGGGATCGGCCTCGTGGGCAACGCGGACGCGATCGTGGCGAGCGAGGACGCCACGTTCGGCCTGCCCGAGCTGGACCGGGGCGCGCTCGGCGCCGCCACCCACCTGGCCCGCCTGGTGCCGCAGCACCTGATGCGCGCCCTGTACTACACCTCGCGCACCGCGACGGCCGCCGAGCTGCACGCGCACGGCTCCGTGTGGCGGGTCGTCCCCCGCGCCGAACTGCACGAGGCAGCCCTGGAGTTGGCGCGGGAGATCGCCCGCAAGGACGGCACGCTGCTGCGGTTCGCTAAGGCCGCGATCAACGGCATCGACCCCGTGGACGTGCACCGCAGCTACCGCTTCGAGCAGGGCTTCACCTTCGAGGCGAACCTCAGCGGTCTGGCCGACCGCATCCGCGACGACTTCGGCACACAAGGGGAGGGCAGGGCATGA
- a CDS encoding SDR family oxidoreductase, whose product MTDTRQVVVVTGGTRGVGAGIARSFLAEGARVVVCARRPPDEPVEVAGESAEFRPLDLRDASAAHGFFAEVAADHGRVDALVNNAGGTPFGLLAESAPARQAKIVELNLLAPLYASLAAYEVMRSQESGGSITMIGSVSGTRPSPGSGAYGAAKAGLENLAGTMAVEWAPAVRVNTVVLGLARTESAHLHYGDEDGVERVARTVPLGRLADPSDVGDACVFLASDRARYISGAALRLHGGGERPAFLAEASVNH is encoded by the coding sequence ATGACTGACACACGACAGGTGGTCGTCGTGACCGGCGGCACCCGGGGCGTCGGTGCCGGAATCGCCCGGAGTTTCCTCGCCGAGGGTGCCCGGGTCGTCGTCTGCGCCCGCAGGCCCCCGGACGAGCCCGTCGAAGTGGCGGGCGAGAGCGCCGAGTTCAGGCCGCTCGATCTGCGCGACGCCTCGGCGGCCCACGGCTTCTTCGCCGAAGTCGCCGCCGACCACGGCCGCGTGGACGCGCTCGTGAACAACGCGGGCGGCACGCCCTTCGGTCTGCTCGCCGAGTCCGCCCCGGCCCGCCAGGCCAAGATCGTCGAACTGAACCTCCTCGCCCCGCTCTACGCCTCGCTCGCCGCGTACGAGGTGATGCGCTCCCAGGAGTCGGGCGGCAGCATCACGATGATCGGCAGCGTCAGCGGGACCAGGCCGTCGCCGGGCAGCGGTGCCTATGGCGCGGCGAAGGCGGGCCTGGAGAACCTGGCGGGGACCATGGCCGTCGAATGGGCCCCCGCCGTGCGCGTGAACACGGTCGTGCTCGGCCTCGCCCGCACCGAGAGCGCGCATCTGCACTACGGCGACGAGGACGGCGTCGAACGCGTCGCGCGCACCGTCCCGCTCGGCCGCCTCGCCGACCCCTCCGACGTCGGCGACGCCTGCGTCTTCCTCGCCTCCGACCGGGCCCGGTACATCAGCGGCGCCGCACTCCGGCTGCACGGCGGCGGCGAACGGCCCGCCTTCCTGGCCGAGGCGTCCGTCAACCACTGA
- a CDS encoding CoA-transferase subunit beta → MTSTTERTATRAEYCVIACAEAWRDAGEILASPMGTVPAVAARLAKLTFSPDLLLTDGEALLIGDVPAVGAASTVTEGWLPYRRHLTMVMGGRRHVMMGASQIDRFGNQNISCIGDWERPKRQLLGVRGAPVNTLNNPVSYWIPRHSPRVFVAKVDMISGVGHDSAAAAGPSATRFHDLRRVVSDLGVFDFATPDHAMRLVSLHPGVTVDQVREATGFELSLPDDVPVTREPTGEELRLIRDVVDPSGLRDREVRA, encoded by the coding sequence ATGACGTCGACGACCGAACGGACCGCCACCCGCGCCGAGTACTGCGTGATCGCCTGCGCCGAGGCCTGGCGCGACGCGGGCGAGATCCTCGCGTCCCCCATGGGCACGGTCCCCGCGGTCGCGGCCCGCCTCGCCAAGCTGACCTTCTCCCCCGACCTGCTGCTCACCGACGGCGAGGCGCTGCTGATCGGCGACGTGCCCGCCGTGGGCGCCGCGTCGACGGTCACGGAGGGCTGGCTGCCCTACCGCAGGCACCTCACGATGGTGATGGGAGGCAGGCGGCACGTGATGATGGGCGCGAGCCAGATCGACCGCTTCGGCAACCAGAACATCTCCTGCATCGGCGACTGGGAGCGGCCCAAGCGGCAGTTGCTCGGGGTGCGCGGCGCGCCGGTCAACACGCTCAACAACCCGGTGAGTTACTGGATCCCGCGCCATTCGCCGCGGGTGTTCGTGGCGAAGGTCGACATGATCAGCGGCGTCGGCCACGACAGCGCGGCCGCCGCGGGCCCCTCGGCGACCCGCTTCCACGATCTGCGCCGCGTCGTCTCCGACCTCGGCGTCTTCGACTTCGCGACACCCGACCACGCGATGCGGCTGGTCTCCCTGCACCCGGGCGTCACCGTCGACCAGGTGCGCGAGGCCACCGGCTTCGAGCTGTCCCTGCCGGACGACGTCCCCGTCACCCGGGAGCCCACCGGCGAGGAACTGCGCCTGATCCGCGACGTGGTGGACCCGAGCGGCCTGCGCGACCGCGAGGTGCGCGCATGA
- a CDS encoding CoA transferase subunit A codes for MTGAIDKRMTSDEIVGRLRSGMTLGIGGWGSRRKPMALVRALLRSDVTDLTLVSYGGPDVGLLAEAGRIRKLITAFTTLDSIPLEPHFRAARERGAFELVELDEAMFMQGLTAGAQRLPFLPIRAGLGSDVLRVNPQLRTVTSPYEDGEELVAVPALRMDAALVHMNRADRSGNGQYLGPDPYFDDLFCEAADTAYVSCERVVESAALTEHAAPQTMLISRHSVTGVAETPKGAHFTSCVPDYGRDEPFQKAYATAAADPDAWDAFRARFLAGDERDYHLAVQTWHKEQR; via the coding sequence ATGACCGGCGCGATCGACAAGAGGATGACGTCCGACGAGATCGTGGGGCGGCTGCGCAGCGGAATGACGCTCGGCATCGGCGGCTGGGGCTCACGGCGCAAACCGATGGCACTGGTGCGCGCGCTGCTGCGGTCGGACGTCACCGATCTGACCCTCGTCTCCTACGGCGGACCCGACGTCGGCCTGCTCGCCGAAGCGGGCCGGATCCGCAAGCTGATCACCGCCTTCACCACGCTCGACTCGATCCCCCTCGAACCGCACTTCCGCGCGGCACGCGAGCGCGGCGCCTTCGAACTGGTCGAGCTGGACGAGGCGATGTTCATGCAGGGCCTCACCGCGGGCGCCCAGCGGCTGCCGTTCCTGCCGATCCGCGCGGGCCTCGGCTCGGACGTCCTGCGGGTCAACCCCCAGCTGCGCACGGTCACTTCGCCGTACGAGGACGGGGAGGAGCTCGTCGCCGTGCCCGCGCTGCGGATGGACGCGGCCCTGGTCCACATGAACCGTGCGGACCGCTCGGGCAACGGCCAGTACCTGGGCCCCGACCCGTACTTCGACGACCTCTTCTGCGAGGCCGCCGACACGGCGTACGTCTCGTGCGAGCGCGTCGTGGAGTCCGCGGCCCTCACCGAGCACGCCGCGCCGCAGACGATGCTGATCTCCCGGCACTCCGTGACGGGCGTCGCCGAGACGCCCAAGGGGGCGCACTTCACCTCCTGCGTGCCTGACTACGGCCGCGACGAGCCCTTCCAGAAGGCGTACGCCACCGCGGCGGCCGACCCGGACGCCTGGGACGCCTTCCGCGCCCGGTTCCTCGCCGGTGACGAGCGCGATTACCACCTGGCCGTCCAGACCTGGCACAAGGAGCAGCGATGA
- a CDS encoding acetyl-CoA C-acetyltransferase, with protein MAEAYIVEAVRTPVGRRKGGLSHVHPADLGAHVLTALVERSGVDPAAVEDVVFGCLDTVGPQAGDIARTSWLAAGLPEEVPGVTIDRQCGSSQQAVHFAAQGVLSGTQDLVVAGGTQNMSMVPIAFASRQAAEPLGLTEGPYAGSEGWRARYADRPVNQFHGAQLIAEKWGISRGDMEEFALRSHRRAIRAIDEGRFDRELVAHGEVTTDEGPRRDTTLEKMAGLKPVLEGGTITAACSSQVSDGAAALLIASERAVREHGLTPRARVHHLSVRGEDPIRMLSAPIPATAYALKKSGMTLDDIDLVEINEAFAPVVLAWLKETGADPEKVNVNGGAIALGHPLGASGVKLTTTLLHELERTGGRFGLQTMCEGGGQANVTIIERL; from the coding sequence ATGGCCGAGGCCTACATCGTCGAAGCGGTCCGCACGCCCGTCGGCAGGCGCAAAGGAGGGCTCAGCCACGTCCACCCCGCCGACCTGGGCGCGCACGTCCTGACGGCGCTCGTCGAGCGCTCCGGCGTCGACCCCGCCGCCGTCGAGGACGTCGTCTTCGGCTGCCTGGACACCGTCGGGCCGCAGGCCGGGGACATCGCCCGCACCAGCTGGCTGGCGGCCGGGCTGCCCGAGGAGGTGCCGGGCGTGACCATCGACCGGCAGTGCGGATCCTCCCAGCAGGCCGTGCACTTCGCGGCCCAGGGCGTCCTGTCCGGCACCCAGGACCTGGTCGTCGCGGGCGGCACCCAGAACATGTCGATGGTCCCCATCGCCTTCGCGTCCCGGCAGGCCGCCGAACCCCTCGGCCTCACCGAAGGCCCCTACGCGGGCAGCGAGGGCTGGCGCGCACGCTACGCGGACCGGCCCGTGAACCAGTTCCACGGCGCCCAGCTCATCGCCGAGAAGTGGGGCATATCCCGCGGGGACATGGAGGAGTTCGCACTCCGCTCGCACCGGCGGGCGATCCGCGCCATCGACGAGGGCCGCTTCGACCGCGAACTCGTCGCCCACGGCGAGGTCACCACCGACGAGGGCCCGCGCCGCGACACCACCCTGGAGAAGATGGCGGGCCTCAAGCCCGTCCTGGAGGGCGGCACGATCACCGCGGCCTGCTCCTCACAGGTCTCCGACGGCGCCGCCGCTCTGCTCATCGCGAGCGAACGGGCCGTGCGGGAACACGGGTTGACGCCCCGCGCCCGCGTCCACCACCTCTCCGTGCGGGGCGAGGACCCCATCCGGATGCTCTCCGCGCCGATCCCCGCCACCGCGTACGCCCTCAAGAAGAGCGGCATGACGCTCGACGACATCGACCTCGTCGAGATCAACGAGGCGTTCGCGCCCGTGGTCCTCGCCTGGCTCAAGGAGACCGGCGCCGACCCGGAGAAGGTCAACGTCAACGGGGGTGCGATCGCGCTCGGCCATCCGCTCGGGGCGAGTGGCGTGAAACTGACGACGACGCTCCTGCACGAACTGGAGCGCACCGGCGGCCGGTTCGGACTCCAGACCATGTGCGAGGGCGGCGGCCAGGCGAACGTGACGATCATCGAGCGTCTCTGA